Below is a genomic region from Candidatus Cloacimonadota bacterium.
TTTCGCGAATTAAAAAGATAGTCCAACAGCGGGAACCTTTCGAAAAGACGGCTACGCAGAAGATTAAGCGTTTCCTCTATCAGTGAGGCCTGAAAGAGTTTGGAATGTTATTTGCAAAATCAAAACAAGTTATGACCGAGTATGTGCCCGGCCTGTTGGCCCAAACGGAAGTAAGGCAGGGAAGATTCAAAGGAGGATCGATGACACGTACCATTTTATTGATCATGGTGTTGGCTGCCGTGGCTGTCTCACTGGGAGCGGGACCGACCAGCCTGACCCTTGGCGACATCAGTTTTGACCTGAGCGTCCAGGCTGATAAAAGGGTGAACGAATACAGTTATCCGGACCTGGTTTTTACTCCCTCCAGACAGGATTGGCCTGACAGCACGGTGATCGTGTTCTCATCCCCCGAACTGGACCTCAAGGTTAAAGTTTCGCCCGTGAATTCCTATCTTTCCCAAGCCTGGTTTTTCGACGTTCGTGCTGATTTCAAGCAGGAAACCTGGCTTCACGAGCTGATCCTGACCATGGACAATCTCCAGGCTCCGGTGAGCGCGGAGCTGAAAGGCGTGAGAGCCATCCAGAGCCGTGATCCCAGCCTCAACCGCACGATCGGGCCCTTCATGGACAAGGCAGTGGAATTCTCTAACGGGGACGAACGCTTCTGGATCGTGGCTTCCGGCTATGCCGGCTGCGAAGGGGTGGAAGGCCTCAGTGCCAACCAGATCGTGCTCTATGATTACCGCGCCCACTTCTTCCGCCAATTCGACCAGGTCACCCGGCTGAACAGCCTGCTGCGCAACGCCATGTACAAACAGGCTGGGGACTCACACCGCTGGGGCTTCCTGCTCTTTAGCGAAAAACCCCTGCTGCTGGACATAAACCGCTGGCCGGGCGACCGCAAAGCCGCTCTCTGCATCAGCAACGACGCCGACGACGAATCACTTAACCGACTAAAGGCAGTGTTTGAAGGCAGCAACAACCCCGCCAATCCACGTTATTACACCAAAGGCTTTTTCGCCAGAAACATTCCCATCTCCACCACCATCTTCGGTGTGAACCAACCCGCGCTGGGAGACATGTGGAATTTGATTCACGCCAATGGAAACCGCATAGGCTGGCACACTTACACAATGCAGGAGGACCCGCCTGGAAGCAACGAGCAGGCCATCCTTCATGACCTCGCGCACCTGAACATCCGCTGCTGGATCGACCACTCTGTGCCTTTTAACCCCGAAGACATCGCATATAACGGCCTCTATCCGGACAGCCTGCAATTCGTGGGCGATGTGATCAACCAAAGCAACATCGACTACATCTGGCCTGGCGACACCCCACATACAAATCCCTTCAACGCATATGACGAAGCCTGGCGTCTGCCACACCGGGTTTACGAAGCCACTTCCCTAACCAAGCCAGTTTGGTTCTTTGGCCGCACCAGATGCGAGGTTTGGGAGTATCACGGCATCTACAACCCCCTGAGTATGAAATATATGATGACCCCGGACAACCTGGACGCCCTAATCGCCGCACGGGGGCTGCATATCGCCTATACCCACCTCTGCCAGTGGCAATCAGACACCGTCTACAGCTTTTAGCAGGTTTCGCCCACCGGAGACTACGAGATCCGAGACGATGTGGACGACATGCTGCTAATGCTGGACTACTACCGCAACCACAGAGGCCTGTGGATCGCCCCGCTGGAAGACATCTTCGACCGCATGCTCGACATCGAGGAAGTAAATATCACAGCGGTTGAAACAACCCCGCTGGAAAATACTTTCAAAGTCACCATGGCCAGCAACGCGGCGCGGGATCTGCATGAACTCAGCCTGTCATATCAAGACGATGGTTACAGCGTGGACATTTTCACTGCCGGCAGCGAGGAAATCCTTTTTATTTCAGATCATAGCGGGCACGGGGATGTTCCGGAATCCTTATTCAAAGTGAATTACCATGGTGGCCAACTGGTTGTGACCAAATCCTATGACCTGACGGTGGAGCCAATGCTGGTGGAAGTTTATAACATTCGCGGCCAAAAGGTGCTGAGCAAGGATTTCAGCTTCAACCAAACCGAACACGTAATTCCTTTCGCGGACAAGGCTTCAGGTGTCTATCTCGCGCGGTTGAAGCCTTTGAAGGGAACTTCGGTTCTGTTAAAATTCAGTGTGGTGAAATAGCTCAGTCGCTCACGCGGAGGGTGATGCCGCCCAGGAAAGAAATCCCGGGTTGAGGAACATAGGCGTAAACTGAATAGCTGCGGTTTAGGACGTTGCGAACGCTGAAATGGGGAGAAAGGGTCCAACCCCGTAGTTCTATGTTCACCGCCGTACCCAGATCCAGCAGGTCGTAACCGGGCAGGGGCGAAGAAAGATTGTCCGGAGTTGTAAACTGCTCCCCCGTAAACCGGTAGGAGCTCCAAAAATTGAACCTCGGCCAGTTCAGGTCCAGTTTTAAAGTATAGCTCAGCTCCGGCGTGTACATCAGCCGCGGAGCGCTGTCGGGTGATTCTGTGCTGAGGTCGAGGGCATTGGTTATCAGCGCAGCCCCGGATAGATTCAGCCACTCCAGCGGTTCCCATCCGGCTTCGAGTTCGAGGTTGCGAATCCTCGCCCGACCGATGTTCAGGGGTTTCCAGACGTTGCCGAACATCTGCACCTGACGCCACTGGATGAGGCTGTCGATGGTGTTGTGATGCCAGGTGGCGCGTAAGTTGAAGGCGCCCAGACGGTTGTCCAGCCAAAGCTGCCATCCTTTCGACCTCTCACTGGCAAGGTTCGGATTGCCGATGGGCTGCGAATCGCCCTTCCAATACAGATCATAGGGCGAGGGCAGGGCGAAGGATGTACCCAAAGTCCCACCCAGCGTACTTTCTACATAACCGAAGCGTTTTACGCTGCCCTCCAGACGCCAGCTTAGGTTGTCTGTCGAGCTGGCGTGGTCATAACGCAGAGCTCCAGCGCCGTTGCAGGCTATGTCACCAAGATCGAGTTCCATCGCGCTCTTCAGGCTGGCATTGGCAAAACCGGAGCGGTGGTCAAGGTCGTTGGCCGGATGCAGCAAATTTTGGTTCTGATAACGCTCAGAACCCAGTTCCGCGGCCAGTCCCGCAGTCAGCTTCAAACCTGCGGTGAGGTTAAATTCCTTGCCCAGGCTGCCCCTAAGGCCTGTGTTGAGAAGCTGTTGCCTGTATTGGGAGAGGAAAACCGGCAGGGGAGCCTGGGTGTTGTCATACAGGGTGCCGTCATGGTTCATCCAAGCCAGCAAATCGGCTTTCAAACCCAGCAGCAGTGAACTAAGAGTGAAGCGGTTTCGATTGGTGTAACCCTCTAAAAATGCATAGCGATAGACATCCGAAAAATTCACCGTTCCCGGAAGTTGCCGGTGGAAGGACACGTAGTCGCTCTGGAGGCTGAGCCGGGCTTGGTTGAAGGAGGTGGAAAGCGAGGCGGAAAGGGAGTTTTGGCGCTTGGCGTTGTTTTCGCGGATGAAAAGGCTGTCCGGTGCCCACCAGTCCGGCATTTTGTAGGGAAAATCGTTGTCCGTGTCCAGATGCGAGGCGTTTATCCTCAGATCCCAGTTCCTGTATGAGGTGCCAAAAGCCAGCGTGGTCTGGGCGTGACCGAAAGAACCGAGTTCCGTGCCTAGGGAAAAGTCTGACCTGCCCGTGTTCCGACCCTGTCTGGAGCGAATGTTCAAAATTCCGCCAATAGCGGAGCCGCCGCCATAGACGGAGGCGTTGTTTTTGATCAGTTCGATCGATTCGATGTTCTCCGCGTCGATCAGGGAAAGGTCATAACTTTCGCCATCGGGGTTGAGGGCCACGCCATCCAGAATGATCAGGCTGTGGCGTGGCAGATTGCCCAAAATGGAGATGCCCTGATTTTCCCCGGCCAGGCGCACGTCACCGGAATGGGTTGAAGCGCTTGATGTTAGCACATCCCCAGCCAGGTAATAATGCCGGTCAGGGTCCACGGGCAAAGCCACCCTGTCCACCGGCGGCGAGAAGATGTCCCAGGCGCTTTCGCTGACGATTATCTTGGGCAATACCACCGGCTCCGGCTTCAACGTGACTCGCTTTCCCACTTTCGCCACCGCCAGGGTCCGGGACTGGTAGCCCAAACGGTTAAAAGACAGAGAATCCGCCTTCGTGGAGATTCTGAACATTCCGTCTTCGGAGCTGTAAATCTGTATCAGGCCGTCTGATATAAGCACCGAGGAAATGCCTTTCCCGGAAGGGTTGACGACTTGGCCCTCGATCACAGCCGAGTTCAAACCCGTCACCATCACAAGTAAAAGGAGAGGAAATAGAATTCTTTTCATAATGAGTTAGGATATAAGAGGTTGGGTTTGCCGCTGGCCGGGTTGAGCATGGTCTGTAGTTCCATGCCAAACAGCTCTCGCAGCAGCTCCGGGCGCATCATTTCCTCCGGGGTTCCGCTGCCCAGCACTTTCCCCCGGGCCAGAAAGACCATTCGGTCGGCAAAATTGGCTCCCAGATTGAGGTTGTGGGAGATGAGCAAAATGCCTTTTCCGTTGTCGCGAACAATCCGCTGCAGCAAGGCCATGATCTCCACCTGGTGGTTGATGTCCAGTTGGGAAAGAGTCTCGTCCAGAAAAATGTAAGGCGTATTCTGTGCCAGCGCCCGGGCGATCAGCACCCGCTGTTTTTCGCCGCCGCTGAGCAGGGAATAGAATCTGTCGGCCAAATCACTCAGTTGCAATTGCTCCAGCACCTCCTCCACAGCCTCCAGATCAGCCGGAAGCCAGCTCTGCATAAGGCCCAGATAGGGATAGCGTCCCATCAGCACGATGTCACGCACCGGATAATCGAACTGAAACACGCTTTCCTGCGGCACGAAAGCGATCAGACGGGCCAGCTCGGAACGCTTGTAAGCATTGAGAAGCTTGCCCTGGAGGCGTATTTCGCCTTCCAGCGCCGGAAGAAACCCCAGCAGCGCGTAAACCAAGGTAGATTTCCCCGCACCGTTTGGCCCCACCAAAACCGTGAACTCATCGCCCGCCAGGCTCAGGTCCAGTTCCCTGAGCACCATCTTGTCATCGTAGGCGCAGCCAAGCTTTGTTACTTCGATCATATCATCTTCCAAAGCCAGTTTCTGCCGGAGGCTAATTCTGTCAATGGCGGAGAAAAGCCCGGGGATTTTCCTTGCCTTGGATAGCCTAGCAAATTACTATATGTTTAGAAGAACATGCCAAGGAGAAAAAATGGCCGTTAGCACAAGGACAGAATATGCTCTGAGGGCCTTGCTGGAGATTCCTGCCAAATCCAGCGTTTCCGCGAATCTGATTTGCGAACGCCAGCAGTTGCCCAAAAAGTATGTGGAGCATTTGCTTAGAGCGCTCAAAAAGGCTGGACTGATCGCCAGCAGCCATGGATCGCGCGGCGGCTACACCCTGGCCCGACCGGCAGGCCAGATAAACCTTTACGACATAATGAAAGCCGTGAAAGACCGCAATCTGGAACTGGACTGCGGTATGGGCAAGCAGTTCTGTTTGGGGGATGACTGCACCCTGCAGCCGCTGTTCAGCGATCTGGCAGCCAGGCAGCGCGACCTGTTCAGGAAATACAGTCTGTCCCGCATCGCCAAAATCTTCAAACAGGAGAAAGAATGAATCCCGGAAAGATATATCTTGATAATTGCGTAACCACACCACTGGCTCCGGAAGTTTTGGAAGCCATGCGTCCTTACTTCAGTGAGCGATTCTGGTATCCATCCCCCTTTGTCAGCACCGGCGAGGCCACCAGCTCGGCGCTTTCGGGATGGCATGAAGCGATAGCCAAAACCCTGAACGCCACCGGTCCCGAGATTCATTTCACCTCCGGCGGCACTATGGCCAACAACATTGCCATCAAAGGCCTGGCCTGGGCTCACAGCTCTGCCGGCAAACACGCCATTGTTTCCGTGGTGGATTATCCGGACCTGCTCACCAACGCCGCCTGGCTGGAAAAACAGGGCTTCGAAGTGACCTATCTGGAGCCGGATTCCGAAGGCCTGGTCAGCGCGGACAAACTGAAAGCGGCCATCCGTCCGGATACCATCCTCTTTTTGAGCACTATCGTGAACCACGTTGTGGGCACCATCCAGCCCATCGAAGCCTACGGCAGGGTACTGGCGGAAGCCGGGCACCGGATATTCTGGCATGCCGATGCCGGACAGGCCTATGGCAAGCTGCCTCTGGACGTTAGAGCCCTGGGCGTGGACACCCTCAGCATTTCAGCGCACAAAATCCACGGTCCGCAGGGCATTGGCGCCCTCTACGTGAAAAGCGGCATCAAACTGGCCCAGGTCATCCACGGCGTGAACCGCCTCGATCCTCTACAGACCGGAGGCCTGAGCCTGGCTTTGATCGCCGGGTTTGTGAAAGCCGCCGAACTTACTTTCGCCGATCTGGACGCCACCACAAACAAACTCAGAGAGCTTTCTGACCATCTGTTGCGGCGTTTGGAAACCACCATCCCGGAGATAGAGCTGAACGGCCCCCGCGGCGAAGGGCGCGCCTGCCACAACATCAATGTCTCCATTGCCTACATCGAGGGCGAGGCCATCACCATGATGCTGGACATGCAGGGCATCACGGTTGCCACAGGTTCAGCCTGCGCGTCCCAGGGCCTGAAAGCCAGCTATGTGCTTATGGCAATGGGCAGAAACCACGTGCAGTCACATGGTTCAATGAAATTCACCCTATCCAGATACAACACCAAAGAGGAAATCGATTTCGCGGTGGAACGCCTTGCCGAAATCACGGCCTCGCTGCGCCAGCGCAGTCCCCTCTACCGCTCAACCCATCCCGAGGAGAAATAAATGCAATATTCACAGAAGGTTCTGGACCACTTCATGCGCCCCCGCAACGTTGGTAAAATGGAAGACCCGGACGCCCAGGCCACTGAGGGCAGCCCGGCTTGCGGCGACCAGGTTACGGTTTATCTGAAGATAGATGAAAAATCCAAAACGATAGAAGACATTAGTTTCCTTTCCTACGGCTGCGCCTCCAACATTGCCACCGCGTCCATCATCACAGAACTCGCCAAAGGCAAAACCCTCGATGAAGCGAAAAAATTAAGCTGGCGCGACGCCATGGAAGCCTTGGACGGCCTGCCGCCGGTGAAGGTCCATTGTTCTGTGCTGGCAGCCGACACACTGCAAACCGCCATCTCGAACTACGAAATCGCCCACGGCCTCAAGGAAGTTCCCAACTTTGGCAAAGACACCATCGTCGAAGAGCTCAAAAAGATCATCTACCCCCAGGTGGGAGAGGACATAGTTTCCCTCAAAATGGTCAAATACGTCGGCTTCGACAACGGCGATGTGCTCATCGACATGAACATGATGAGTTTCGACGAATGGCGCGAAAACGTTGCCGAGGAGATTCGCGAGCATCTGAGTAAGTATCCGGAAGTTAAGAACATCCAGATAAACTTCCCCTGATCCATTTCTATTATAAGAGCCAGGCGGGATCACCATCCCTTTGCGGATGGAGGTCCCGCCGTTTGTTTATGCTCTCTTTCAAATCTGGCTGTTGGTAGAAGGAGACGTCGACCTTCCACTCAGCCTGAAGTCCAGCAAGCCTGCGAGCTTGGACTACAGGAGCTATTGCTGCCGTCGATGCTCGTTCCTCGCTCGACGCCAGCATATAGCCGTGTAGAAGCGATGCCGACCGGCCGTTAAGGCGCTTTCCTATTTCCCAGTCGCGCCACCCGCATGATGCCCGCATTTGATGCGAGGATCATACGGGAGGCGTGGGAGAGGGATAAACGAAGGCGCTAAGGGTGTGGCTGGCAGGACAGCGCTGCGGGCGGGCAATTAGGGCTATCTTTCAAATCAAGTGAGCGCTGTGCTCGACCCAAAAAAGCCCGGAGGGATTTGCCCACTCTAATTGAAAATGAGCCGAAAAGTAAATCATTTCTTCAGCTATCGTGCTGTTGAATAAGGATAATACGAGTCCGGTTGAATATTTTCCTTGACCGCACCACCAATCGTCGGCAGGCTACATCCAGCTTGAAAATCATGCAAGACTCAACCGGGAAAGTACCCGAGCCAGCCTGAGGTAGTTCCAGCAACCTGAGGCTAGCTGAACAATGAACGCAACACCTTTATAGGGAACAAAATATGGACTACAAGGAACATTACCGCCAGGACGCTCTGGTTTTCGATTATTTTCGCCGCGAAAGACTCACCCCGGGGGAAATCCGCAGGACACAGTACACCCTTTCGCTATGCGAGATCAGACCGGGGATGCGTGTTTTGGATGTGGGCAGCGGCAGGGGCTGGTTCAGTCTGGCTGCGGCAAAGCTGGGGGCAGAGGTGACCGCTTTGGACCTCAGCGAGGAAAACCTGGACAGAATAAAGAGGGAACACCCATCAATCAGAATAGTTTGCGCTGACGCCTGTGCGATCCCGGACATAGGAAAATTCGACCTCATCGTTGCCCTGGAGGTGCTGGAACATCTGGTTGAGCCGGAATTGGCTCTGCGCAGCATCCTGGAAAGGCTCAGTCCGGACGGAACGCTTTTGGTGACAGTGCCTTACAAAGAAGTTATCCGCTATTCGCTCTGCATCCACTGCAACAAAAAAACTCCCATGAACGCGCATCTGCACAGCTTCGACCGGGAATCCTTGAGTGCCTTGCTGGTGAAAAGCGGCTTCCGGACGAAGGCAACGAAACGCTTTTACCACAGGGCCTTGGAGCTTTTCAAAATCAATGCCCTCTGTCGCCGGTTTCCCCTGGGCCTGTGGAAAATCCTGGACCGGCTGGCGGGAATCTCAGGCGACAGATACAGCTATCTGGCCATCAGGGCAAGGGCTTCCAAATAGCTTGCCAGATATTCCGGAGAACTTTCACCACCTGAGTTTGCGGTAGTTCTCCCTAAGATCGGAAAACAGGTTGCCAACCGGGTCAGCCACCCACCAGCGGGGATGGGTCAAAAGCAGGAATCCCTCCCTGTGGCCAATATAATCCAAAGGCGGGGCGGGATGGTAGTTCTGGGGAACTGGCTTGTCGCTCACATGGTTGCTGTATCTGGCCATCAGGTCTTCATCGTAGGCCTCATACAGAATGCCCATGTCGCGGCGCAACTGCCCATCTTTCAGCACCATGCGGTTGCCCAGGCCCAACACGGGATAGGTGAAATCACCGTGAGCAGCTACTGAATCCAACTCAAAACCGACCGTCTGCCGCAGCCTGGCCAGGTTTTCCGAAAACTCTTTTCGTATCTGCGGAAGGGCGTCCAACACTTCCTGTTTATGCTTCAGATGATGCCGCACCGCATAAGCCGTCAGTTCCTCCGTGTGGTAGCCGACCTCATGCCCCCGTCTGTGCAGAATGCTCATGACGCGGGGCCGCCAAGTTCTTTGCCGGAAGAAATAACTGGCCCGGATGCCAAACCTCTCTTCCGCTTCGGCGAAACGCAAAGCAGCGGCGGGATGTGAATCGATGTCGTGGCGCAGGATCAGAAATGGCTCCCGCGCCTCAGATCCAGCCAACAGAAAGCCTTTAAGGGTATAAAATGAGTATCCTTCCCGACGCGCGGCTTCAAGGATATCGCGGTATTCAGCCAGATTATGAGGTGGCCGCAGGAGGTTGGGCGGCTTGTAGCGCAAGCGGGAAAGGAAACTCAATCCAGCCTTCCGGACAGCAACTCGCGCAGGTAATACAAGGCCTGGATTCCGTTGATCTTGGCGCTGAGAATGGTGAGATTCTGGTTCACAAAATCGGGATAGTTAAGATTGGGGGCGAACAAAGATGAAACCCGCGTATTCAGATAATCGTGGCGGTTGCGGTAATCAAGTATGCGCCCATAAACGGGGTCCATGATGTTGCCCACCTGCATGCGGACATATTTGTCCCTCAGCCTTTGTGGGAGAGGCTTGCCATGGTAAGCAGGCACAGGCACGGTCTGGTATTTGGCCAGATATTGGAGGTAAAATCCACGGCCTATTCTCAGCTTGAGGGGCACCCGGCTCCATAAGTCCAGGTATTCCCGATCAAAAAAGGGCAGACGCC
It encodes:
- a CDS encoding T9SS type A sorting domain-containing protein, translating into MDDMLLMLDYYRNHRGLWIAPLEDIFDRMLDIEEVNITAVETTPLENTFKVTMASNAARDLHELSLSYQDDGYSVDIFTAGSEEILFISDHSGHGDVPESLFKVNYHGGQLVVTKSYDLTVEPMLVEVYNIRGQKVLSKDFSFNQTEHVIPFADKASGVYLARLKPLKGTSVLLKFSVVK
- a CDS encoding TonB-dependent receptor, whose product is MNSAVIEGQVVNPSGKGISSVLISDGLIQIYSSEDGMFRISTKADSLSFNRLGYQSRTLAVAKVGKRVTLKPEPVVLPKIIVSESAWDIFSPPVDRVALPVDPDRHYYLAGDVLTSSASTHSGDVRLAGENQGISILGNLPRHSLIILDGVALNPDGESYDLSLIDAENIESIELIKNNASVYGGGSAIGGILNIRSRQGRNTGRSDFSLGTELGSFGHAQTTLAFGTSYRNWDLRINASHLDTDNDFPYKMPDWWAPDSLFIRENNAKRQNSLSASLSTSFNQARLSLQSDYVSFHRQLPGTVNFSDVYRYAFLEGYTNRNRFTLSSLLLGLKADLLAWMNHDGTLYDNTQAPLPVFLSQYRQQLLNTGLRGSLGKEFNLTAGLKLTAGLAAELGSERYQNQNLLHPANDLDHRSGFANASLKSAMELDLGDIACNGAGALRYDHASSTDNLSWRLEGSVKRFGYVESTLGGTLGTSFALPSPYDLYWKGDSQPIGNPNLASERSKGWQLWLDNRLGAFNLRATWHHNTIDSLIQWRQVQMFGNVWKPLNIGRARIRNLELEAGWEPLEWLNLSGAALITNALDLSTESPDSAPRLMYTPELSYTLKLDLNWPRFNFWSSYRFTGEQFTTPDNLSSPLPGYDLLDLGTAVNIELRGWTLSPHFSVRNVLNRSYSVYAYVPQPGISFLGGITLRVSD
- a CDS encoding ABC transporter ATP-binding protein → MIEVTKLGCAYDDKMVLRELDLSLAGDEFTVLVGPNGAGKSTLVYALLGFLPALEGEIRLQGKLLNAYKRSELARLIAFVPQESVFQFDYPVRDIVLMGRYPYLGLMQSWLPADLEAVEEVLEQLQLSDLADRFYSLLSGGEKQRVLIARALAQNTPYIFLDETLSQLDINHQVEIMALLQRIVRDNGKGILLISHNLNLGANFADRMVFLARGKVLGSGTPEEMMRPELLRELFGMELQTMLNPASGKPNLLYPNSL
- a CDS encoding Rrf2 family transcriptional regulator, giving the protein MAVSTRTEYALRALLEIPAKSSVSANLICERQQLPKKYVEHLLRALKKAGLIASSHGSRGGYTLARPAGQINLYDIMKAVKDRNLELDCGMGKQFCLGDDCTLQPLFSDLAARQRDLFRKYSLSRIAKIFKQEKE
- a CDS encoding cysteine desulfurase — encoded protein: MNPGKIYLDNCVTTPLAPEVLEAMRPYFSERFWYPSPFVSTGEATSSALSGWHEAIAKTLNATGPEIHFTSGGTMANNIAIKGLAWAHSSAGKHAIVSVVDYPDLLTNAAWLEKQGFEVTYLEPDSEGLVSADKLKAAIRPDTILFLSTIVNHVVGTIQPIEAYGRVLAEAGHRIFWHADAGQAYGKLPLDVRALGVDTLSISAHKIHGPQGIGALYVKSGIKLAQVIHGVNRLDPLQTGGLSLALIAGFVKAAELTFADLDATTNKLRELSDHLLRRLETTIPEIELNGPRGEGRACHNINVSIAYIEGEAITMMLDMQGITVATGSACASQGLKASYVLMAMGRNHVQSHGSMKFTLSRYNTKEEIDFAVERLAEITASLRQRSPLYRSTHPEEK
- a CDS encoding DUF59 domain-containing protein → MQYSQKVLDHFMRPRNVGKMEDPDAQATEGSPACGDQVTVYLKIDEKSKTIEDISFLSYGCASNIATASIITELAKGKTLDEAKKLSWRDAMEALDGLPPVKVHCSVLAADTLQTAISNYEIAHGLKEVPNFGKDTIVEELKKIIYPQVGEDIVSLKMVKYVGFDNGDVLIDMNMMSFDEWRENVAEEIREHLSKYPEVKNIQINFP
- a CDS encoding class I SAM-dependent methyltransferase, with amino-acid sequence MDYKEHYRQDALVFDYFRRERLTPGEIRRTQYTLSLCEIRPGMRVLDVGSGRGWFSLAAAKLGAEVTALDLSEENLDRIKREHPSIRIVCADACAIPDIGKFDLIVALEVLEHLVEPELALRSILERLSPDGTLLVTVPYKEVIRYSLCIHCNKKTPMNAHLHSFDRESLSALLVKSGFRTKATKRFYHRALELFKINALCRRFPLGLWKILDRLAGISGDRYSYLAIRARASK